GGGACGAGCCTTTTGATCGTAGTAGGGGTCATGCTTGATACTGTGCAGCAGATAGAGGCCCATCTTCTGACGCGCCACTACGAAGGCTTTATGAAGAGCGGAAGAATTCGCGGGAGGAGATAGGGATGAACCTCGTGCTTTTGGGCCCTCCCGGAGCCGGTAAGGGTACACAGGCTAAGGTTCTTTCGCGAGATCTCAATATCCCGCACATATCAACGGGCGATATGCTTAGGGATGCGGGTGCGAAAGAAAGTCCTCTAGGCAAGCAAGCAAAAGGATATATGACGAAGGGCGAACTTGTGCCCGACGAGCTGGTTATAGACATAGTAAAAGAACGCCTGACGAAGAATGATGTCGCGAGCGGTTTTATATTGGATGGTTTCCCGCGGACAATTGAGCAGGCAAAGATATTAGATTCCACGCTGGCGAAGATCGAAAAGAAGCTCGATACGGTACTTTATTTTAAGACATCGCTCGAGATGAGCATTTCGCGGTTAAGCGGCAGGCGGGTATGTAAGGCGTGCGGAGCAAATTTTCATGTCACGAATATACCGCCGAAAAAAATTGGTGTATGCGATTATTGCGGCGGGGAATTATACCAGCGCAAGGATGATTCTGAAGAAACTGTAAGGCGCCGATGGTCGGTTTATACGGAAGAGACGACGCCTCTTGTGGATTATTATAAGAAAAGCGGGCTCCTTGAAGAGGTGTCGGGCGACCTTGATGTCACTGAATTGAATGTAATGCTTAAGGCTCTTTTTCATAGTCGGGGACTTGATAAAATATGATAAAGCTGAAGTCCGAGAGGGAACTCGCCATAATGAGAAGGGCTGGCAGTATTGTGGCGGAGGTCCTCGGCAATATCGGAAGCCAGATCAAGCCGGGCGTCGAAACGTTAGAACTGGACAGGTACGCTGAAGCGTTAATACGAAGGCTGGGTGGTAAACCTGCCTTCAAAGACTACAAGGATTACCCGGCAAATATATGCACATCGATCAATGAAACAATAGTGCACGGTATACCCGGTAAAGTAGTTTTACGGGACGGCGATATAATAAGCATCGATGTCGGCGTGGAGCTGGAAGGCTACTATGCCGATGCGGCTTTCACTTACCCGGTAGGCAATATTCGGAGGGATTCACAGCAATTGATAGATGTTGCGCAAAAATCACTTGAAAAAGGTATAGAAAAAGCCATTCCGGGAAACAGGATCTCTGATATATCAGGCGCGATACAAGACTTTGTGGAATCAAAAGGTTTTAACGTGATCCGCGACTTTATAGGCCACGGCATAGGGTCTAGGCTGCATGAGCCTCCTGAAATACCGAACTTTGTTCCGGATCATAAGACTGCGATAGAATCGGCGAGTGATCCAAGACTTGAAAAAGGGATGGTATTGGCTATAGAGCCGATGGTAGCGGCGGGTAAATACGAGGTATGTATTCTAAAGGACGGGTGGACGGCCGTGACGGCAGACAGGAGCCGGGTCGCCCATTTTGAACACACGGTAGAAATAACGTCCAAAGAACCGGAGATTTTGACGCTATGGCAAAAGAAGAACCGATAGAAGTAGAAGGAAAGGTTGTGGAATCGCTTCCTAATGCGATGTTCAAAGTCGAACTTGATAACGGGCATAAGATTCTGGCCCACGTATCAGGCAAGATGCGGATGCATTTTATACGCATTCTTCCCGGCGACAGAGTCAATCTGGAG
This genomic stretch from Candidatus Omnitrophota bacterium harbors:
- the map gene encoding type I methionyl aminopeptidase; translation: MIKLKSERELAIMRRAGSIVAEVLGNIGSQIKPGVETLELDRYAEALIRRLGGKPAFKDYKDYPANICTSINETIVHGIPGKVVLRDGDIISIDVGVELEGYYADAAFTYPVGNIRRDSQQLIDVAQKSLEKGIEKAIPGNRISDISGAIQDFVESKGFNVIRDFIGHGIGSRLHEPPEIPNFVPDHKTAIESASDPRLEKGMVLAIEPMVAAGKYEVCILKDGWTAVTADRSRVAHFEHTVEITSKEPEILTLWQKKNR
- a CDS encoding adenylate kinase translates to MNLVLLGPPGAGKGTQAKVLSRDLNIPHISTGDMLRDAGAKESPLGKQAKGYMTKGELVPDELVIDIVKERLTKNDVASGFILDGFPRTIEQAKILDSTLAKIEKKLDTVLYFKTSLEMSISRLSGRRVCKACGANFHVTNIPPKKIGVCDYCGGELYQRKDDSEETVRRRWSVYTEETTPLVDYYKKSGLLEEVSGDLDVTELNVMLKALFHSRGLDKI
- the infA gene encoding translation initiation factor IF-1 is translated as MAKEEPIEVEGKVVESLPNAMFKVELDNGHKILAHVSGKMRMHFIRILPGDRVNLELSPYDLTRGRIVHRNK